GTGCCCTCGAACACGATCCGGCCGCCGTCGTGGCCGGCGCCGGGGCCGAGGTCGATGATCCAGTCGGCGTGCGCCATCACTGCCAGATGGTGCTCGATGACGATGACCGACTTGCCGGCGTCGACGAGCCGGTCGAGCAGCGCGAGCAGGTGCTCGACGTCGGCGAGGTGGAGGCCGGTGGTCGGCTCGTCGAGCACGTAGATCCCGCCCTTCTCGCCCATGTGGGTGGCGAGCTTGAGCCGCTGCCGCTCGCCGCCGGAGAGCGTGGGGAGCGGCTGGCCGAGCCCGAGGTAGCCGAGCCCGACGTCGGCCATGCGGGACAGGATCGCGTGGGCCGCCGGCGTCTTCGCCGGACCGGACCCGAAGAATTCGGCCGCCTCGGTCACCGGCATCGCCAGCACCTCGCTGATGTCCCTGCCGCCGAGGCGGTATTCCAGCACCGCTGCCTGGAACCGCTTCCCCCCGCAATCCTCGCAGGTGGTGGTGACGGTCTCCATGAACCCCAGGTCGGTGTAGACGACGCCGGCGCCGTTGCAGGTGGGGCAGGCGCCCTCGGAGTTCGGGCTGAACAGCGCCGGCTTCACCCCGTTGGCCTTCGCGAACGCCGTGCGGATGGGGTCGAGCAGCCCGGTGTACGTCGCCGGGTTGCTGCGCCGCGAGCCGCGGATCGCGCCCTGGTCGACCGACACCACCCCGTCGCGTCCCGACACCGAGCCGTGGATCAGCGAGCTCTTGCCGGACCCGGCCACGCCGGTGACGACGACGAGCACCCCGAGCGGAACGTCGACGTCGACGTGCTGGAGATTGTGGTCGTCGGCGCCGCGGATCTCGAGCTTCCCAGTGGGCGTCCGCACCGCCGGCTTGAGCGACGCGCGGTCGTCCAGGTGGCGGCCGGTGAGGGTGCCGCTGGCCCGCAGCCCCTCGACGCTCCCCTCGTAGCAGACGGTGCCGCCCGCCGCGCCGGCGCCCGGGCCCAGGTCCACCACGTGGTCGGCGATCGCGATCGTCTCCGGCTCGTGCTCCACCACGAGGACCGTGTTCCCCTTGTCCCGTAGCCGCAGCAGCAGGTCGTTCATCCGCCGGACGTCGTGCGGGTGCAGCCCGGTGGTGGGCTCGTCGAAGACGTAGGTGACGTCGGTGAGCGCCGAGCCGAGGTGGCGGATCATCCGGGTGCGCTGCGACTCGCCGCCCGAAAGCGTCCCCGACGGCCGGTCGAGCGAGAGGTAGCCCAGCCCGATCTCCACGAACGAGTCGAGCGTCTCCCCCAGCGCCCCCAGCAGCGGCGCCACCGACGGCTCGCCGAGGCCGCGCACCCACCCGGCCAGGTCGCTGATCTGCATCGCGCAGGCGTCGGCGATGTTGATCCCCCCGATCCTGGACGACCGGGCCGCCTCGTTGAGCCGGGTGCCGCCGCAGTCGGGGCAGGCGGTGAAGGTCGCCGCCCGCTCCACGAACGCGCGGATGTGGGGCTGCAGCGCGTCGACGTCCTTGGAGAGGAACGACTTGCGGACCTTGAGGACCAATCCCTCGTAGGTGAGGTTGATGCCGCCGACCTTCACCTTGGTCGGCTCGCGGTACAGGAAGTCGTCGAGCTCCTTTTTGCCGTAGTCGCGGATCGGCTTGGCGGGGTCGAGGAAGCCCGACTCGGTGAAAATGCGCACGCTCCAGCCGTCGGCGGTGTAGCCGGGGATGGTGATCGCACCCTCGCGCAGCGACTTGCTCTCGTCATACAGCTGGGTGAGATCGATGTCGCTGACCGAGCCCATCCCCTCGCAGCGCGGGCACATGCCGCCGAAGTAGACGACATCGCGCACCACGATCCGCTCCCCTTTCCCCTTGTCGACCGTCATCGCCCCGCTCGCCTTGCGCATGGGGACGTTGAAGGAGTAGGCGGTCGGGGGCCCGATCCGTGGCTCCCCGAGCCGACTGAAGAGGACCCGCAGCAGCGCGTTGGCGTCGGTGGCCGTGCCGACGGTGGAGCGGGCGTTGGCGCCCATCCGCTCCTGGTCCACGACGATCGCGGTGGTCAGCCCGTCGAGCACGTCGACCTCGGGCCGGTCCAGCGAGGGCATGAAGCCCTGCACGAAGGCGCTGTAGGTCTCGTTGATCAGCCGCTGCGACTCGGCGGCGATGGTGCCGAACACCAGCGAGCTCTTCCCCGAGCCCGAGACGCCGGTGAACACGGTCAGCCGGCGCTTGGGGATCTCGACGCTGACGTCCTTGAGGTTGTTCTCGCGCGCGCCCTG
The sequence above is drawn from the Longimicrobium sp. genome and encodes:
- a CDS encoding excinuclease ABC subunit UvrA — translated: MPTKTDMQPSAPHVADSHGLIRVQGARENNLKDVSVEIPKRRLTVFTGVSGSGKSSLVFGTIAAESQRLINETYSAFVQGFMPSLDRPEVDVLDGLTTAIVVDQERMGANARSTVGTATDANALLRVLFSRLGEPRIGPPTAYSFNVPMRKASGAMTVDKGKGERIVVRDVVYFGGMCPRCEGMGSVSDIDLTQLYDESKSLREGAITIPGYTADGWSVRIFTESGFLDPAKPIRDYGKKELDDFLYREPTKVKVGGINLTYEGLVLKVRKSFLSKDVDALQPHIRAFVERAATFTACPDCGGTRLNEAARSSRIGGINIADACAMQISDLAGWVRGLGEPSVAPLLGALGETLDSFVEIGLGYLSLDRPSGTLSGGESQRTRMIRHLGSALTDVTYVFDEPTTGLHPHDVRRMNDLLLRLRDKGNTVLVVEHEPETIAIADHVVDLGPGAGAAGGTVCYEGSVEGLRASGTLTGRHLDDRASLKPAVRTPTGKLEIRGADDHNLQHVDVDVPLGVLVVVTGVAGSGKSSLIHGSVSGRDGVVSVDQGAIRGSRRSNPATYTGLLDPIRTAFAKANGVKPALFSPNSEGACPTCNGAGVVYTDLGFMETVTTTCEDCGGKRFQAAVLEYRLGGRDISEVLAMPVTEAAEFFGSGPAKTPAAHAILSRMADVGLGYLGLGQPLPTLSGGERQRLKLATHMGEKGGIYVLDEPTTGLHLADVEHLLALLDRLVDAGKSVIVIEHHLAVMAHADWIIDLGPGAGHDGGRIVFEGTPADLVTARSTLTGEHLAAYVGA